The DNA segment ATCAACAATACTATGGATTCGAGCATAAGAATACTGATTGGTTATCACAGGCAGTTTATGGGTTAGCTGAATGGAATGCTGACATTATTAGTCAGGCTCAATTAATTGCAGTGCCGGGCTGTTATCCCACGGTGTCTCAGTTGTCTCTAAAACCGCTTGTGGAAGCGGGGCTTTTAGATACAGCACAGTGGCCTGTTATTAATGCCACCAGCGGTGTGAGTGGTGCAGGTAGAAAAGCCTCTTTAACTAGCAGTTTTTGTGAAGTGAGTTTGCAACCTTACGGTGTGTTCACTCACCGTCATCAACCTGAAATTGCAACGCATCTTGGTATTGATGTCATTTTTACACCTCATCTGGGTAATTTTGCGAGAGGGATCTTAGCCACTATCACCTGTAAGTTAAAAGTGGGTGTGACACAAGAGGATGTAAGGCAAGTCTTTGAAGATGCTTATCAAGATAAACCATTAGTGCGTGTGTATGAAAAAGGGTTGCCGGCATTAAAAGCCGTTGTAGGAACCGCATTCTGTGATATCGGATTTGCTCAACAAGGTGAACACCTAATTGTGGTTGGTGTTGAAGATAACTTGTTGAAAGGGGCTGCTGCACAAGCGGTGCAATGTATGAACATTCGGTTTGCTTTCGCTGAAACCGAATCACTTATTTAAATAATGAGTAGGGAAGTTTCATGGAACCATTAATTATCAAATTGGGTGGTGTGCTCCTTGATAATGAAGAAGCGTTAACGCGGTTTTTCACTGCATTACAACAGTATCGCTCAACACATTCTCGTCCGTTAGTCATCGTACATGGTGGTGGCTGTTTGGTGGATGACTTGATGAGTAAATTGCAATTGCCAGTGGTGAAAAAGCAGGGGCTTCGTGTCACACCCGCTAATCAGATAGACATCATCACAGGAGCGCTTGCCGGAAGTGCCAATAAAACCTTGTTATCGTGGGCAACTCAGTTTGGGCTTAATGGTGTAGGGCTTTCTTTGGGTGATGGGCAATTAGCAAAAGTGACGCAAATCAATGAAGAGTTAGGGCATGTCGGAAATGCAAAGCCCGGCTCTCCTGATTTACTCAATTTATTATTGGGGGCTGGCTATCTACCTATTATCAGTTCTATCGGTATGACTGAAAAAGGTGAATTGATGAATGTGAATGCTGACCAAGCGGCAACCGCTATTGCTGAAACATTAGGTGCTGATTTAGTCCTACTTTCCGATGTCAGTGGCATTTTAGACGGTAAAGGTCAGAAGATTGCCGAGATGTCAGCCGAGAAAGCACAGACATTAATCGACCAAGGCATTATCACTGACGGCATGATTGTGAAAGTCAATGCGGCATTAGAAGCAGCTAAAACACTAGGTCGGCCAGTTGAGATTGCAAGTTGGCGTCATGCTGAAAAACTGACTGCACTGTTTAATGGTGTTGCAGTTGGAACCCGTATTTTAGCTTAAAAATCACTCTAGAAATTTTATCGCTGTTTACTCGTTGGCAGAATTTAAACAAATTGGAAATTGAAGGTTATCACTATGACTAAAGGCATAAAAAAAATCGTACTGGCATACTCTGGCGGACTTGATACATCAGCAATCATTCCTTGGCTAAAAGAACATTATGATAACTGCGAAGTTGTCGCTTTTGTGGCAGATGTGGGT comes from the Proteus appendicitidis genome and includes:
- the argC gene encoding N-acetyl-gamma-glutamyl-phosphate reductase; protein product: MLNTLIVGASGYTGAELAAYLQQHPHVNLSRLMVSAQSADAGKCFSELHPQYRGLVDLPLEPMVDVAKAAENIDIVFLATAHEVSHDIAPVFLEQGCVVFDLSGAYRVQNKHFYQQYYGFEHKNTDWLSQAVYGLAEWNADIISQAQLIAVPGCYPTVSQLSLKPLVEAGLLDTAQWPVINATSGVSGAGRKASLTSSFCEVSLQPYGVFTHRHQPEIATHLGIDVIFTPHLGNFARGILATITCKLKVGVTQEDVRQVFEDAYQDKPLVRVYEKGLPALKAVVGTAFCDIGFAQQGEHLIVVGVEDNLLKGAAAQAVQCMNIRFAFAETESLI
- the argB gene encoding acetylglutamate kinase yields the protein MEPLIIKLGGVLLDNEEALTRFFTALQQYRSTHSRPLVIVHGGGCLVDDLMSKLQLPVVKKQGLRVTPANQIDIITGALAGSANKTLLSWATQFGLNGVGLSLGDGQLAKVTQINEELGHVGNAKPGSPDLLNLLLGAGYLPIISSIGMTEKGELMNVNADQAATAIAETLGADLVLLSDVSGILDGKGQKIAEMSAEKAQTLIDQGIITDGMIVKVNAALEAAKTLGRPVEIASWRHAEKLTALFNGVAVGTRILA